From Electrophorus electricus isolate fEleEle1 chromosome 8, fEleEle1.pri, whole genome shotgun sequence, the proteins below share one genomic window:
- the dnajc5ga gene encoding dnaJ (Hsp40) homolog, subfamily C, member 5 gamma a isoform X1: MAEPRQPSDRPQRKMSTSGDSLYKVLGLEKGASAEDIKRAYRKLALKYHPDKNPDKPEAAEKFKEINNANSILNDETKRKIYDEYGSMGLYVSEQFGEESVKYYFLMSKWWFKAMALCCTVFSCCCCCCCCCFCCGKCKPPEDDDSYQYVDPEDLEAQIKAEQDGPGSGAPIVIQPHSTINTSETTHFVANQPVYATQQ, from the exons ATGGCAGAACCCAGGCAGCCCTCTGACAGGCCTCAGAGGAAGATGTCTACCTCTGGTGACAGTTTATACAAAGTGTTGGGGTTGGAAAAAGGGGCTTCAGCAGAAGACATTAAAAGGGCCTACAG GAAACTTGCCTTGAAATACCATCCAGACAAGAACCCGGACAAGCCTGAAGCAGCCGAGAAGTTCAAGGAGATCAACAACGCTAATTCCATCCTCAACGATGAGACCAAGAGGAAGATTTATGATGAGTATGGTTCCATGGGCCTCTACGTCTCTGAGCAGTTTGGAGAGGAGAGTGTCAAGTACTACTTCCTCATGTCCAAATGGTGGTTTAAG GCGATGGCACTATGTTGCACCGTCTtctcctgctgttgctgttgctgctgttgctgtttctgCTGTGGGAAGTGCAAGCCGCCCGAGGATGATGACAGCTACCAGTACGTGGACCCAGAGGATCTAGAGGCACAGATTAAAGCAGAGCAGGACGGCCCAG GCTCAGGTGCCCCAATTGTGATTCAGCCACATTCCACCATCAACACTTCAGAGACCACCCACTTTGTAGCCAACCAGCCTGTGTATGCCACACAGCAGTGA
- the dnajc5ga gene encoding dnaJ (Hsp40) homolog, subfamily C, member 5 gamma a isoform X2, whose protein sequence is MAEPRQPSDRPQRKMSTSGDSLYKVLGLEKGASAEDIKRAYRKLALKYHPDKNPDKPEAAEKFKEINNANSILNDETKRKIYDEYGSMGLYVSEQFGEESVKYYFLMSKWWFKAMALCCTVFSCCCCCCCCCFCCGKCKPPEDDDSYQYVDPEDLEAQIKAEQDGPGETIIIVQPVPSPGLENPGDDPLVSK, encoded by the exons ATGGCAGAACCCAGGCAGCCCTCTGACAGGCCTCAGAGGAAGATGTCTACCTCTGGTGACAGTTTATACAAAGTGTTGGGGTTGGAAAAAGGGGCTTCAGCAGAAGACATTAAAAGGGCCTACAG GAAACTTGCCTTGAAATACCATCCAGACAAGAACCCGGACAAGCCTGAAGCAGCCGAGAAGTTCAAGGAGATCAACAACGCTAATTCCATCCTCAACGATGAGACCAAGAGGAAGATTTATGATGAGTATGGTTCCATGGGCCTCTACGTCTCTGAGCAGTTTGGAGAGGAGAGTGTCAAGTACTACTTCCTCATGTCCAAATGGTGGTTTAAG GCGATGGCACTATGTTGCACCGTCTtctcctgctgttgctgttgctgctgttgctgtttctgCTGTGGGAAGTGCAAGCCGCCCGAGGATGATGACAGCTACCAGTACGTGGACCCAGAGGATCTAGAGGCACAGATTAAAGCAGAGCAGGACGGCCCAG GTGAGACGATAATAATAGTGCAGCCTGTGCCAAGTCCGGGTCTAGAGAACCCTGGTGATGATCCACTGGTGTCAAAATGA